The following nucleotide sequence is from Tardiphaga alba.
CAAAGGTCCAGACCGCGGCGTCCGGATTGCTGTTGAAGTGATTGATGCCGGGCTCCGCCGGATCGAGCTGCGACGAGGTGGCGCCCTTGATCGACACATGCGCAGCGCCGAAGCCGCCGCCGATATAGGGCGTGATATTCGCATAAGGCGAGCGGAAGCCCAGCACCATATTCGCCAGCAGCACGGTGCTGCGCGTCGGCAGCGTATTGTCGAACCGATGCTCCTCCAGCCGTATGGTCGGATTGTCCAGCGTCGCGCGGCGGTCATTGCCGGCGATATAAAAACCCTCGATCTCCAGCGCGGGCATCAGATGCGTGCCATAGGCCCATTCATAGCCGAGATGCGCGCCGCCGAAGCCGACACCGCCGCTGCCGGTGCGCCCGTTCGCATTCACGGCCGACGGGCCGCCCACGGCCTCGATGAAAAACACCGTGCCGAGCTGGCTGAGGTCGCTGCCGCTGCGGCTGCCGCCGCCGCCGAACACGCCCACATAGGCGCCGCGGCCTGATGCCTGCGACAGCGCCGGCCCCTTGCCGACCATCGCATAGGCCTGTGCCGGCGGCGCCGACGCCATCGCATCCTTCGCAGCATCGCGCCCGGCCTGCCGCGCCACGGCGGTGACCTCGCGGGTCTCGCGCGTGATCGCCGCGCGCCGCTCCTGCCGCGCCGCCTTCAATTCGCTGCGCAGCTCGCTGATGGTCTGCTGCTGCTCCTTCAGCATGCGAAACAATTCGGCATTGGACGGCACGGTCTCGGCCTGCGCCATCCCCGCCGCCATCACGCCCGCCGCCACGATCAAGCCTGTGCGCGCTGTCATCTCGCCGTCCCCCGGTTGATCCAAATCAGTTGGGGAACTATGGAACCGGCCAGCGCCCCCGCCTAGCCACGTGCGGGCGCGGAAGCGGGGATTTCGGCCGCACAACCGAAGATTTCAAACACGGTGTGGGTTTTGGGCGACAGCGTGGGGGGAGGGGATGGGCGGCGTCACTGCAGGCCGTGTCTCGCGCTCACGTCTCCCCTCTCGCTTGCTGGAGAGGGGGCTACGCGAATTGTCGCGTATCGCCGACCTGTAATGTAGCACGCATATCGCTACGCGCATGCGGCTACTTGCTAGTTTCCAGGATGTGCCAAAATGATGGGGATCAGCGAAAAGAGCTCTTGTACTGCAGCCAAGACATCAATCACTATGTCCAACTGGTCTCCGATTGAGATCGTGACATCAATGGCAGGTACGTCTATCCCGAGCATGTCACTCGCAAGCGATTTCCCATCGGCAAACGCGGCGCGTACACTGAGAGGAAGATCTATATTTTTCGCCTTCCCAACATTTGGTCCTGTCAGTGATAGGTCCACGCGGTTCATGCCAGTTTTCCATATAAGCTGGACGTTTTTCGGTTTTTCGGGATGCGAGATGAAATAACCCCATGAATCGCCAGTTGGCACGTGCGAGAAAGAGTCGGGTTGTTCTTTTAGAAACGCGGCGAATTCTTCAGAGAATCTGAGATATACAGCGGATCCTGCCGCCTTGCTTCGAGAAAGGCGATCTAAGCAATCTGTCAGTGCTTGCTCGCGCC
It contains:
- a CDS encoding SPFH domain-containing protein, producing the protein MTARTGLIVAAGVMAAGMAQAETVPSNAELFRMLKEQQQTISELRSELKAARQERRAAITRETREVTAVARQAGRDAAKDAMASAPPAQAYAMVGKGPALSQASGRGAYVGVFGGGGSRSGSDLSQLGTVFFIEAVGGPSAVNANGRTGSGGVGFGGAHLGYEWAYGTHLMPALEIEGFYIAGNDRRATLDNPTIRLEEHRFDNTLPTRSTVLLANMVLGFRSPYANITPYIGGGFGAAHVSIKGATSSQLDPAEPGINHFNSNPDAAVWTFAAQAKAGARVALGSGAYLFGEYRYLYIGDTSHVFGSTNYLTHAATSPWTVNSGGTSHHLAAGGVGFNF